One region of Hoeflea sp. 108 genomic DNA includes:
- a CDS encoding dihydroorotase: MANTFDLILKGGTVVNQDGTGVRDVGVINGRIAAIGDLGSASAGETIDCRGLHILPGVVDSQVHFREPGLEHKEDLESGSRAAVLGGVTTVFEMPNTNPLTTSEATLADKVSRATARMHCDFAFWVGGTRDNAKDVAELERLPGAAGIKVFMGSSTGDLLVEDDEGVASILRNTRRRAAFHSEDEFRLRERQNLRVENDPSSHPIWRDEIAALQCTERLVRIARQERARIHVLHISTAEEITFLERHKDVATCEATPHHLTMSSDDYAHLGTLLQMNPPVRSARHRDGIWHGISQGVVDVLGSDHAPHTLTEKAKPYPASPSGMTGVQTLVPIMLDHVNAGRLTLERFVDLASHGPNRIFGMARKGRIAAGYDADFTVVDMKRTETITNAQAGSKAGWTPYDGKQVTGWPVGTIVRGIRVMWEAEITTPSQGRAVAFSEAVVK; the protein is encoded by the coding sequence ATGGCTAACACCTTCGATCTCATCCTCAAGGGCGGGACGGTCGTCAATCAAGACGGGACAGGCGTCCGCGATGTCGGCGTGATCAACGGACGGATCGCCGCGATCGGCGATTTGGGCAGCGCATCCGCCGGCGAAACCATCGACTGCCGCGGCCTGCACATCCTGCCGGGCGTCGTCGACAGCCAGGTGCATTTCCGCGAGCCGGGGCTCGAACACAAGGAAGATCTGGAGAGCGGTTCCCGCGCGGCCGTGCTTGGCGGCGTCACCACAGTTTTCGAGATGCCCAACACCAACCCGCTGACGACGAGCGAGGCGACGCTTGCCGACAAGGTGAGCCGTGCCACCGCGCGCATGCACTGTGACTTCGCCTTCTGGGTCGGCGGCACGCGCGACAACGCCAAGGATGTCGCCGAACTGGAGCGTCTGCCGGGTGCTGCCGGCATCAAGGTGTTCATGGGCTCGTCGACAGGCGACCTGTTGGTCGAGGACGATGAGGGTGTCGCCTCCATTTTGCGCAATACCCGCCGCCGCGCTGCCTTCCATTCCGAGGACGAGTTCCGCCTGCGCGAGCGCCAGAACCTGCGCGTCGAGAACGATCCGTCCTCGCACCCGATCTGGCGTGACGAGATCGCAGCCCTCCAGTGCACCGAGCGCCTGGTGCGCATCGCTCGCCAGGAGCGCGCCCGCATCCACGTGCTGCACATCTCGACGGCGGAAGAGATCACCTTCCTCGAACGGCACAAGGATGTCGCCACCTGCGAGGCGACGCCGCACCACCTGACCATGAGCTCGGACGACTATGCCCATCTCGGCACGCTGCTGCAGATGAACCCGCCGGTGCGTTCGGCACGCCACCGCGACGGCATCTGGCATGGCATCAGCCAGGGCGTCGTCGACGTGCTCGGCTCCGACCACGCGCCGCACACGCTGACCGAAAAGGCCAAGCCTTATCCGGCCTCGCCTTCAGGCATGACCGGTGTGCAGACGCTGGTGCCGATCATGCTCGACCACGTGAACGCCGGCCGCCTGACGCTGGAGCGCTTCGTGGATCTTGCGAGCCATGGCCCGAACCGCATTTTCGGCATGGCCCGCAAGGGCCGCATCGCCGCCGGTTACGACGCCGACTTCACCGTCGTCGACATGAAGCGGACCGAGACCATCACCAACGCCCAGGCCGGCTCCAAGGCCGGCTGGACGCCTTATGACGGCAAGCAGGTCACCGGCTGGCCGGTCGGCACCATCGTCCGCGGCATCCGCGTGATGTGGGAAGCCGAGATCACCACCCCGTCGCAGGGCAGGGCGGTTGCGTTTTCTGAGGCGGTGGTGAAGTAG